ATTACAAATTTCCATTACGGGACGAAGCGAAGCTTTGTGATCGCAAGGCAGTTCTGCTGTGGTGAGACTATCTATGAAAGCAGACCACCAGATTTCTTCAgcgccaaaaataaataaaatacgaGAGACTTGTCTACTCTGATGGAAAAATTTGTGGACCTGAACTCTAATATTTCTAAATGAATATCAGGAAACTAGTACATTCACAACTTTCAATAATGCTCtaaaattaataatatttgCCTACAGTGACGTCccgttgtttttttatgccatAAGCTAAACTAAGACATTAATTATTTGACAAAATGCATTTGAGGGATGAAGAGAGGATGATTATACAGATGTAAAAAAGTTGAGGTTTCATTCAACCTCTTTATCTTCTCAGCTGTATAGTTTTGCccatcaaaatgaaacaaaatcagTCTGGTCtcaattgaattaaatatgaatatacCCCAAATAATTACtacaatcatttcaaattgaaatgagaGCAGCCTTTATTCTCTAGGTCAGTTATAACGCTCATTACATTTAGCTTCATTTGCAGTTTCACTTGAATATTAACATACACAACTTGTGAGACATGCTGGAGGAAATGGTGCCATTTTTTATAGCTATCATAATTTTTACATTCAAGCTCCCGTTTCTCTTGCTAAGCAAAATTTGGGTGTTTTATGAGGATTTGCACAGTGAAGAAGGAGAAGCCCACATCTGACTTTAATCTCAACCACACAAGAAAGGAGTGTGTCTCTAATCTTATCACTAAATGTAGCCGAACATAATCCTTAATATTCTTCTCAATGTCAGGTTGAGTTTCCGGGAGGATTTTTCTAATCCAGATGTCATATCATATAAAACAATGAAAGGACATGGTGGCATGGAATCACAAAGGATGTGACAGTGTTACCAAAAGCAACGACAGGCACCATATTAAACCTCAGCCGCAGATAAGATGTAAGGCGGAGGGTTTTATTACCTTTGGTGGGGGTTTGGAACATGCAGGGGGATGAAATCGATCATTTACACCAAAATATTGCTTAAGTCCATCACAGTGCTTCTCCAACTCCGCCTGACGCTCCCTGCTGACAGAAATTAGAGTTAAAATTGTGACTTTTCCTGGCCCTTCATTATGATTATTCAGTattcattcaaataaatatGAAGTACAGCTACTACGGTAAACACTTTGTAGGGCAAGTGACTACTTTTGGtaattaaaacacacacattttgggTCAAGTAGTCCCATCCAATTTCATTGGGGCCTACCActtttaatggcagccaatgagacaATACTGATGCCTCTTAATTGAGGATTCTCCCTCTTCTCTCATGCCAGTATGCTTTATTTGgacatcatttttaatgtttaggTAGACTTCCGTCTACAGAATGtgattttggaacattttatgatgtcacttttttagcattttattttggaatctCTTTTTAGAACTCCCGACTCATTTTCCAATGTCGGATCCCATACCTTGTTTCTGGTTGCTGTTCGCCTTCCGTTCCTGTTAGGTGACATGAGAGACACAGTTATAGAACATATATAAGCCAGCATCGCatacaaaatatacaaatacgAAATTTCCTCAGATAGCAGACCATCAATATGGTTGTCAACGACCTGAAACAAACAAGCTCTTACAAAATCTAAATACTGTAATTGTGTTATTAACCATAATTATGTGTCGTATAAGTATAATGGGGTAGCCTTATAAGCGCCTTATTACAAATGCACTGGTTGATGTTGAAGTTAAGTTAAAAGCAAGGTTGAAAAAACAAACTGATCCactatgaggggaaaaaaatagtttatgaTATATAACTATCCCAACCTTTCTTGTCTTGTcgtctttttcttctctttttcctCGGCATTTTCGTCATCATCgtctcttctttcttctttcgcAGCACGTTAAATTTCTTCAACACAGATCACAATCATTCCATGAGTTTTGTCAGCATCCTGCTTGCTTTTATCCAttacatagtattttttttatcaatgggATGCTTCAAACATGCATCACTGTTACTGCAAGATGGAAATCCATCAGAAAGGGTTAAAAGCAAGCCATCAAAGTCATCCTCAGTTGCATTCACAACACAAACGAACAGCAATACACAATGAACTATAGATCACGTTAAATTGGATATAAGATAAAACGTACTTCCCAAATTTCCTGCGAAATGCCAGGCAGGCAACTTGTCGTTTCATTTCTATCATCGATCACCGTAGGGGTCTTGACAACACATTCactctcttcttcttcatcatccGGACTAAGATCGTCTTCTGTTAAACCTTTAGGCAGAAGACCGCTGTACATACTGATACACTTTATTCCTTTAATGGCTTTAAAGGAAGGAAT
The nucleotide sequence above comes from Stigmatopora nigra isolate UIUO_SnigA chromosome 12, RoL_Snig_1.1, whole genome shotgun sequence. Encoded proteins:
- the fam204a gene encoding protein FAM204A isoform X2, which produces MYSGLLPKGLTEDDLSPDDEEEESECVVKTPTVIDDRNETTSCLPGISQEIWEKFNVLRKKKEETMMTKMPRKKRRKRRQDKKGTEGEQQPETRERQAELEKHCDGLKQYFGVNDRFHPPACSKPPPKSGLEKSIEKAIAEGDTAKAEEMSDRLATRELAVKIVGATDCRDFLQHKQEEDALRAAKKRKRQIAWGFEAKKRWETKSNMGFM
- the fam204a gene encoding protein FAM204A isoform X1, with protein sequence MYSGLLPKGLTEDDLSPDDEEEESECVVKTPTVIDDRNETTSCLPGISQEIWEKFNVLRKKKEETMMTKMPRKKRRKRRQDKKGTEGEQQPETSRERQAELEKHCDGLKQYFGVNDRFHPPACSKPPPKSGLEKSIEKAIAEGDTAKAEEMSDRLATRELAVKIVGATDCRDFLQHKQEEDALRAAKKRKRQIAWGFEAKKRWETKSNMGFM